A genomic stretch from Aerococcaceae bacterium zg-1292 includes:
- a CDS encoding GNAT family N-acetyltransferase produces the protein MLIRSKFKNEKIVWGLMSYTFDESISSSDQRQLLDSFRENDAVEIFLFRNEENDNFIGAMVIEEQPAISQEVGNIIVIHRLAVLPSYRNEGIGYQMYLELRALYPAASFQGSIMMSEIVKNWSIKYHESLEENNE, from the coding sequence ATGTTAATTCGATCAAAATTTAAAAACGAAAAAATCGTATGGGGATTAATGTCTTATACGTTTGATGAATCTATTTCTTCAAGTGACCAGAGACAATTACTGGATTCGTTTCGTGAAAATGATGCAGTTGAAATCTTTTTGTTTCGCAATGAAGAAAACGATAATTTTATCGGTGCGATGGTCATCGAAGAACAACCTGCGATTTCACAGGAAGTTGGTAATATTATTGTTATCCACCGTTTGGCAGTATTACCGTCCTATCGCAATGAGGGGATTGGGTATCAAATGTATTTAGAATTACGTGCATTATATCCTGCTGCTTCTTTCCAGGGCTCGATTATGATGAGCGAAATTGTAAAAAATTGGTCCATAAAATATCATGAATCATTGGAAGAGAATAATGAGTAA
- a CDS encoding purine-nucleoside phosphorylase, protein MFNETSQYLIARGIEKPQIALILGSGLGELADEIESAIAIPYEEIPNFPVSTVPGHAGKLIYGVLEGKKVIALQGRFHFYEGYDLQTVTYPVRIFKELGVQTVIVTNAAGGVNENFTPGDLMIITDHLNLTGENPLIGANIEAHGPRFVDMTETYSKRGQQILKEVATDIDLHLQEGVYTWFTGPTYETPAEIRYARAIGGDAVGMSTVPEAIVAKHAGMEVVGVSCITNLAAGMQQSLNHEEVMEYSQKAKPKFKQLLRGLISRL, encoded by the coding sequence ATGTTTAACGAAACATCACAATATTTAATTGCTCGTGGAATCGAGAAGCCACAAATTGCGTTAATTTTAGGGTCAGGTTTAGGTGAATTAGCGGATGAAATTGAATCTGCAATTGCTATTCCGTATGAAGAAATACCGAATTTCCCAGTGTCTACAGTACCAGGTCACGCAGGTAAATTAATTTATGGTGTATTAGAAGGTAAAAAAGTCATTGCATTACAAGGTCGTTTCCATTTCTATGAAGGCTATGACTTACAAACAGTGACGTATCCTGTACGAATATTTAAAGAATTAGGTGTACAAACTGTGATTGTTACCAATGCAGCGGGTGGGGTTAACGAAAACTTTACGCCAGGTGATTTAATGATTATTACTGATCATTTGAATTTAACTGGTGAGAATCCATTGATCGGTGCAAATATTGAAGCTCATGGTCCTCGTTTCGTAGATATGACAGAAACCTATAGTAAACGCGGTCAACAAATATTAAAAGAAGTCGCAACAGATATTGACTTGCATTTACAAGAAGGTGTGTACACATGGTTTACTGGACCAACTTATGAGACACCGGCTGAAATTCGATATGCACGTGCAATCGGTGGAGATGCGGTTGGAATGTCAACCGTACCGGAAGCAATTGTTGCTAAACATGCGGGTATGGAAGTCGTTGGTGTATCATGTATTACAAATCTTGCTGCAGGAATGCAACAAAGTTTAAATCATGAAGAAGTAATGGAATATTCACAAAAAGCGAAACCTAAATTTAAACAATTATTACGCGGATTAATTTCACGCTTATAA
- the deoB gene encoding phosphopentomutase: MKKFNRVHLVVMDSVGIGEAPDAAEFGDVGAHTLGNIAKTAGLKLPNMTELGLVNIEPLEGMSPVETTKGYWTKLEEVSAGKDTMTGHWEIMGLKIEQPFRVFPDGFPKELLDKIEAFSGRKIVCNLPYSGTEVLKDYGEHQMETGDLIVYTSADSVLQIAAHEDIIPLEELYRICEYCRSITLEEPYMLGRIIARPYVGQPGDFQRTSNRHDYALSPFEPTTLDALKEAGKDVISIGKISDIFNEQGITASNRTKDNMDGVDKLLTVMAQDFHGLSFTNLVDFDAVYGHRRNPQGYADALEAFDARLPEIYQAMREDDLLIITADHGNDPTFTGTDHTREYVPILVYGPSLKEPKELKATHYADIAATIAENFDVESTGLGQSFLAQLK; this comes from the coding sequence ATGAAAAAATTTAACCGCGTTCACTTAGTCGTGATGGATTCTGTAGGAATTGGTGAAGCGCCTGATGCTGCAGAGTTTGGTGATGTTGGTGCGCATACATTAGGTAATATTGCTAAAACTGCAGGGTTAAAATTACCTAATATGACTGAGTTAGGTTTAGTGAATATTGAGCCGTTAGAAGGTATGTCACCTGTTGAAACAACCAAAGGTTATTGGACAAAGTTAGAAGAAGTTTCTGCGGGTAAAGATACAATGACTGGTCACTGGGAAATTATGGGCTTAAAAATTGAGCAACCATTCCGTGTTTTCCCAGATGGATTTCCAAAAGAATTACTCGATAAAATTGAAGCATTTTCTGGGCGTAAAATAGTATGTAATTTACCATATTCAGGGACTGAAGTACTTAAAGACTACGGAGAACATCAGATGGAAACAGGTGATTTAATTGTGTATACATCTGCTGATTCAGTGTTACAAATTGCAGCACATGAAGACATTATTCCTCTTGAAGAATTGTATCGTATCTGTGAGTATTGTCGTTCCATTACTTTAGAAGAGCCTTATATGTTAGGACGCATTATTGCTCGTCCATATGTTGGTCAACCGGGTGATTTCCAACGTACTTCTAATCGTCACGATTATGCGTTAAGCCCATTTGAACCGACGACATTGGATGCATTAAAAGAAGCAGGTAAAGATGTTATTTCTATCGGTAAGATTTCTGATATTTTCAATGAACAAGGCATTACAGCGTCAAATCGTACCAAAGACAATATGGATGGTGTGGATAAATTATTAACGGTGATGGCACAAGATTTTCATGGGTTAAGCTTTACTAATTTAGTTGACTTTGATGCTGTTTATGGACATCGTCGTAATCCACAAGGGTATGCAGATGCATTAGAAGCGTTTGATGCTCGATTACCAGAAATTTATCAGGCAATGAGAGAAGATGATTTATTAATTATCACAGCTGACCATGGTAATGACCCAACTTTCACTGGTACCGACCATACTCGTGAGTATGTGCCAATTTTAGTTTATGGGCCTTCATTGAAAGAGCCAAAAGAATTAAAAGCAACTCATTATGCGGATATTGCTGCAACAATTGCAGAAAATTTCGATGTGGAATCTACCGGATTGGGTCAATCATTCTTAGCACAATTGAAGTAA
- the xerD gene encoding site-specific tyrosine recombinase XerD — translation MIQTDIDNFKRYLLIDYNRSQNTIESYARDLTKFDVFLDEQKITSVNEIDKVTIQLFLAQLKKADYSVSSTNRMLSSLKQFFNFLVIEKRIEHSPMTLIQGAKKKKVLPKAVTMQEIDALLAAPDTDTSWGIRDRAILELMYATGLRVSELTHLKTRDCHLSLGFVQTIGKGNKERIIPMGEEAAYWIDKYLQEVRPSFEVKGHAVDALFITERGKQFTRQGIWKTIKKYVQIAGMDSDLVSPHVLRHSFATHLLENGVDLRFVQELLGHADISTTQIYTHISKVRMQEVYRQTFPRS, via the coding sequence ATGATACAAACAGATATTGATAATTTTAAGCGTTATTTGTTGATTGATTATAATCGTTCACAAAATACAATCGAGAGCTATGCTCGAGATTTGACGAAATTTGATGTGTTTTTAGATGAACAAAAGATAACATCGGTTAACGAAATTGATAAGGTAACGATTCAATTGTTTCTGGCACAATTAAAAAAAGCTGATTATTCGGTAAGTTCTACTAACCGGATGTTATCGAGTTTAAAGCAATTTTTTAACTTTTTAGTGATTGAGAAACGCATTGAACATTCGCCGATGACACTGATACAAGGCGCTAAAAAGAAAAAAGTATTGCCTAAAGCGGTGACGATGCAAGAAATTGATGCGTTATTAGCAGCACCTGATACCGATACTTCTTGGGGCATTCGAGATCGTGCGATTCTAGAGTTAATGTATGCGACTGGTTTACGCGTCAGTGAATTAACTCATTTGAAAACACGTGATTGTCATTTATCACTTGGTTTTGTTCAAACTATTGGAAAAGGTAATAAAGAGCGAATTATTCCGATGGGCGAAGAAGCAGCCTATTGGATTGATAAGTATTTACAAGAAGTTCGACCAAGCTTTGAAGTGAAGGGGCATGCAGTCGATGCATTATTTATTACCGAGCGTGGGAAGCAATTTACACGTCAAGGTATATGGAAGACGATTAAAAAATATGTTCAAATTGCGGGTATGGATAGCGATTTAGTATCACCCCATGTCTTACGCCACTCGTTTGCTACTCATTTATTGGAAAATGGCGTAGATTTACGCTTTGTACAAGAATTATTAGGACATGCAGATATCTCAACCACACAAATTTACACGCATATTTCTAAAGTAAGAATGCAAGAAGTGTATCGGCAAACATTTCCAAGGTCTTGA
- the recQ gene encoding DNA helicase RecQ — MNLESALQQYFGYPQFRYNQQEIVQTILEGQDILAILPTGGGKSICYQLPAVMMDGLTLVISPLISLMKDQIDTLTLHNISAATLHSGLSTAEYMDVIMRLRQGQLKLLYIAPERLMAESTVSVLNNLTISQIAIDEAHCVSQWGHDFRPSFVEIRQFIRQLPKRPVITAFTATATNRVQQDIVLQLGLQHPKVVVNTFDRPNIKLTVLQPKDKMRTLIQHLSKDESIIVYAQTRKNVEKISDALVRLGYEATKYHAGLSSQERHDAQEAFIYDKKNIMVATNAFGMGIDKTDVRKVIHYNLPTDLEGYYQEAGRAGRDGLAAEAILLFAKQDIITAKFMIENSQDLNRTARLETMIQYANQTTCLRQFILRYFGEDSTPCQNCSSCLSEFEVQDVTKEGQMILSTVARLKYAFGMTMVANIVKGSRDKKVLENQFDQLTTYGLMQQYSLNQIKDIISLLVANQYLSLTEYKGLQLTTFARQLLLGEQRLTMKVQKVTPAKPVTSANQRTTAASGEMDIHLYNRLREVRLALAQEAQLPAYIIFSNRTLEDMVKKLPTDYESFLDVEGVGAVKADNYSEPFTKAIRDYLAQSVQQT, encoded by the coding sequence TTGAATTTAGAATCTGCGTTACAACAATATTTTGGTTATCCGCAATTTCGATACAACCAACAAGAAATTGTTCAAACGATTTTAGAAGGACAAGACATATTAGCCATCCTACCAACCGGAGGGGGGAAGTCCATCTGTTATCAATTGCCGGCGGTAATGATGGACGGGTTGACACTAGTGATTTCCCCTTTAATTTCGTTGATGAAGGATCAAATTGATACGTTAACGCTGCATAATATATCGGCTGCAACCTTACACTCAGGCTTATCAACAGCAGAATACATGGACGTAATTATGCGATTGCGACAAGGTCAGCTTAAATTACTTTACATTGCACCCGAGCGATTAATGGCAGAATCAACAGTGAGTGTATTAAATAATCTTACTATCAGTCAAATTGCCATTGATGAAGCACATTGTGTATCGCAGTGGGGACATGACTTTAGACCAAGTTTTGTTGAGATTCGACAATTTATCCGTCAATTACCTAAACGACCGGTTATTACCGCATTTACTGCAACAGCAACGAATCGCGTTCAACAAGATATAGTACTGCAACTAGGACTCCAACATCCAAAAGTAGTCGTAAACACCTTCGATCGACCGAATATTAAATTGACTGTTTTACAGCCGAAAGATAAAATGCGCACACTCATTCAGCATTTATCAAAAGATGAATCGATTATTGTTTATGCGCAAACCCGAAAAAATGTGGAAAAAATTTCAGATGCATTGGTGCGTTTAGGGTATGAAGCGACGAAATATCATGCGGGTTTATCGAGTCAGGAACGTCATGATGCACAAGAAGCGTTTATTTATGATAAAAAAAATATTATGGTAGCGACGAATGCATTTGGGATGGGGATTGATAAAACTGATGTACGCAAGGTGATTCATTATAACTTGCCAACCGATTTAGAAGGGTATTATCAAGAAGCGGGGCGCGCCGGACGTGATGGCTTAGCGGCAGAAGCTATTTTATTATTTGCGAAACAAGACATTATAACCGCTAAGTTTATGATTGAAAATAGTCAAGATTTAAATCGAACGGCACGTCTGGAGACAATGATTCAATATGCCAATCAGACGACTTGTTTGCGTCAATTTATTTTACGCTATTTTGGTGAAGATTCAACGCCATGTCAAAACTGTTCAAGTTGTTTGAGTGAGTTTGAGGTTCAAGATGTTACTAAGGAAGGGCAAATGATTTTGTCAACAGTTGCTCGGTTAAAATACGCATTTGGTATGACGATGGTCGCCAATATTGTCAAAGGCAGTCGTGATAAAAAAGTTTTAGAAAATCAGTTTGACCAGCTGACTACTTATGGCTTAATGCAACAATACTCGCTCAATCAAATTAAAGATATTATCTCATTACTCGTCGCCAATCAATATTTATCACTGACAGAATATAAGGGATTACAGCTGACAACATTCGCACGCCAATTATTATTGGGTGAGCAACGTTTGACGATGAAAGTTCAAAAAGTAACCCCAGCAAAACCAGTTACATCAGCTAACCAACGAACAACGGCTGCATCGGGTGAGATGGATATACATTTATATAATCGTTTAAGAGAAGTACGTTTAGCACTAGCTCAAGAAGCACAATTACCAGCCTATATCATCTTTTCAAATCGTACACTAGAAGACATGGTTAAGAAATTACCGACAGATTATGAAAGTTTTCTAGATGTGGAGGGTGTAGGAGCAGTAAAAGCTGATAATTATAGTGAGCCTTTCACAAAAGCAATACGTGATTATTTGGCACAATCAGTTCAACAGACGTAG
- the gloB gene encoding hydroxyacylglutathione hydrolase codes for MEIIGLPALNDNYIWLIKQEEQVVIVDPGESQVVFEYLQANQLEPIGIWITHGHDDHTAGVPAILNQYPSLFVQAPIEVSYLATNVLKEGDKLELWQHSVQIIKTAGHTSEHISYLVNNKLFCGDALFSAGCGRVFTKDYDAQFEALQKLASLNDEVEIYAGHEYTVTNLRFAHQQAPTNTVIEAALVRAKELRAQNQPTLPSTIGKERQINLFIQAPTVEAMTQLRNQRDAF; via the coding sequence ATGGAAATTATTGGTTTACCAGCTTTGAACGATAATTATATTTGGTTAATCAAGCAAGAGGAACAAGTCGTGATTGTTGATCCTGGAGAATCGCAAGTTGTATTTGAATATTTACAAGCAAACCAACTTGAACCGATTGGTATTTGGATTACCCATGGACATGATGACCATACGGCAGGGGTGCCGGCGATATTGAATCAATACCCATCACTATTTGTGCAAGCACCGATAGAGGTATCTTATTTAGCAACGAATGTCTTAAAAGAAGGCGATAAATTAGAATTGTGGCAACATTCAGTGCAAATCATCAAAACAGCTGGACATACGAGTGAACATATTTCGTATCTTGTGAATAATAAACTTTTTTGTGGAGACGCATTGTTTTCTGCTGGATGTGGTCGTGTCTTTACCAAGGATTATGATGCACAATTTGAGGCATTACAAAAACTGGCGTCATTGAATGATGAAGTTGAGATATACGCTGGGCATGAATATACAGTGACGAATTTACGATTTGCTCATCAGCAAGCACCAACTAATACAGTGATTGAAGCGGCACTTGTTCGTGCTAAAGAATTGAGAGCGCAAAATCAACCGACATTGCCATCAACAATTGGTAAAGAGCGTCAGATAAATCTTTTTATACAAGCACCAACAGTAGAAGCAATGACACAATTACGCAATCAACGTGATGCTTTTTAA
- a CDS encoding MATE family efflux transporter — MQANRNILGIAPVRELLIKFSVPAIIGMMINALYNIVDRIFIGNAPGLGANGLAGITIGFPIMIVQASIGLLFGVGGATLFSIRLGQTKEEEATHALNTAFLMALSSGITFMVLGHLFLNIILTWFGASETILPFSAAYMRVIFFGSLFQIVSMTMNNFLRADGQPRLAMLTMFFGAGTNILLDPIFIYVLGWGMAGAAWATILSQFISMSWTLYYFFNQNNTHHIRLNRLRYDMSEIFQIIKLGLPTFLTQIGSSLLNLTLNRTLLQYGGDIAVSGMGIINSIITFIVMPILGINQGVQPIVSFNFGAKKYDRIIEAEKLAIGSATILLTLGWLITRLFPQQIIGVFNSNPDLMAFTQRGLNAWLLCLPLIGFQILGSSFFQATGYSKRAMFLTLTRQIIFLIPAIIIFSRLWGLDGVIYAAPFADASAIIVTAITYFKGIKQLKAGQL, encoded by the coding sequence ATGCAAGCAAATCGAAACATATTAGGGATTGCACCGGTACGTGAATTACTTATAAAATTTTCTGTACCTGCAATTATAGGAATGATGATTAATGCCTTATACAATATTGTAGACCGTATTTTTATTGGCAATGCACCTGGTTTAGGTGCGAATGGATTAGCTGGCATTACGATTGGTTTTCCGATTATGATTGTGCAAGCGTCGATTGGTCTTTTATTTGGTGTCGGTGGAGCAACACTATTTTCGATTCGGCTTGGACAAACGAAGGAAGAAGAAGCTACCCATGCGTTGAATACGGCGTTTTTAATGGCATTATCCAGTGGGATTACCTTTATGGTACTTGGTCACTTGTTTTTAAATATAATACTTACGTGGTTTGGTGCTAGTGAGACGATTTTACCATTTTCAGCTGCTTATATGCGCGTTATCTTTTTTGGTTCATTATTCCAAATCGTGAGTATGACGATGAATAATTTTTTACGGGCAGATGGACAGCCGCGATTAGCCATGTTGACAATGTTTTTTGGTGCAGGAACGAATATTTTATTAGATCCCATCTTCATTTATGTTTTGGGATGGGGGATGGCAGGCGCCGCGTGGGCGACGATTTTATCTCAGTTTATTTCAATGTCCTGGACATTATATTATTTTTTCAATCAAAATAATACTCATCACATTCGACTTAATCGTTTGCGTTATGATATGAGTGAGATATTCCAAATCATAAAACTCGGGTTACCCACTTTTTTAACCCAAATCGGCAGTAGTTTATTAAATTTAACATTGAACCGTACGTTGTTACAATATGGTGGTGATATAGCGGTATCGGGTATGGGAATTATTAATAGTATTATTACCTTTATTGTGATGCCAATTTTAGGGATTAATCAAGGTGTACAGCCGATTGTTAGTTTTAACTTTGGTGCCAAAAAATACGACCGGATTATTGAAGCGGAGAAATTAGCAATCGGGTCGGCAACAATCTTATTAACATTGGGATGGCTGATAACGCGATTGTTTCCACAACAAATTATTGGTGTTTTTAATAGTAATCCAGATTTAATGGCTTTTACCCAGCGAGGATTAAATGCCTGGTTACTTTGTCTACCATTAATCGGATTTCAAATTTTAGGCTCTAGCTTTTTCCAAGCTACTGGCTATTCAAAAAGAGCGATGTTTTTAACGCTAACCCGACAAATCATTTTTTTAATTCCGGCAATTATTATTTTCTCACGTTTGTGGGGACTAGACGGAGTGATTTATGCTGCACCTTTTGCAGATGCTAGTGCGATTATTGTAACGGCCATAACGTATTTTAAAGGTATAAAACAATTAAAAGCTGGGCAATTGTAA
- a CDS encoding M3 family oligoendopeptidase, with amino-acid sequence MKFEDYQYERPNLESLKKQFLGFVTRIESATNANEVEIAVKGIQALQNEIITLSQLVSIRHSIDTRDTFYDEEQTFWNEAGPVINEWETAYYKAILQSSFRNELDDLLPEPFFKMAENGLRVFDAKIIPLLQMENKLISEYDKLIASAEIEYNGKTYNLSGMAPFKQSTNRQERKAAFAKVSEFFEANQAEIDRIYDELVKTRHQIAIELGFKDFVEVGYLRMNRLDYDRNDVEVYRQEVLKHVVPLVEKLYNRQKNRLALDSLKVYDLDLEFESGNATPKGTPEEIVENGVKMYHELSTETGEFIDFMVERNLLDLVTKPGKQGGGYCTFIPNFDSPFIFSNFNGTSGDIDVLTHEAGHAFQVYQSRWIQTPETVWPTYESCEIHSMSMEFFAYPWMELFFKEQTLKYKFSHLFGTVAFLPYGVLVDHFQHEVYQNPEMTPEERRDTWRRLEAQYNPWKDNEGIGYLENGARWFQQSHIFGSPFYYIDYTLAQVCALQFWQRSQVDNDPNAWQDYLTICHIGGTQSFKQIVASANLKSPFEPGSLSGVVAKVDAYLDSISEEDLKA; translated from the coding sequence ATGAAATTTGAAGATTATCAGTATGAACGTCCTAATCTTGAATCGCTAAAAAAACAATTTTTAGGATTTGTTACGCGTATTGAATCAGCGACAAATGCTAATGAAGTGGAAATAGCTGTTAAAGGGATTCAAGCATTACAAAATGAAATTATAACTTTATCACAACTAGTGAGCATTCGTCACTCGATTGATACACGCGATACATTTTATGATGAGGAACAAACATTTTGGAATGAAGCTGGTCCAGTTATTAATGAATGGGAAACAGCTTATTATAAAGCAATATTACAATCATCATTCCGTAATGAATTAGATGATTTATTACCGGAACCATTCTTTAAAATGGCTGAAAATGGGTTACGTGTTTTCGATGCGAAAATTATTCCTTTACTACAAATGGAAAATAAATTAATTTCTGAATATGACAAATTAATTGCGTCGGCTGAAATTGAGTATAATGGGAAGACTTATAATTTATCAGGCATGGCACCGTTTAAACAATCAACAAATCGTCAGGAACGTAAGGCTGCATTTGCTAAGGTTAGTGAGTTCTTTGAAGCGAATCAAGCTGAAATTGACCGTATTTATGATGAGTTAGTTAAAACGCGTCATCAAATTGCGATAGAACTAGGATTTAAAGATTTTGTTGAAGTTGGCTATTTACGGATGAACCGGCTAGACTATGACCGTAACGATGTGGAAGTATATCGTCAAGAAGTATTAAAACACGTTGTTCCATTGGTCGAAAAATTATACAATCGTCAAAAAAATCGCCTAGCCTTAGATTCATTAAAAGTCTATGACTTAGATTTAGAGTTTGAATCAGGGAATGCTACGCCAAAAGGGACACCGGAAGAAATTGTTGAAAATGGTGTGAAAATGTATCATGAATTATCGACGGAAACAGGTGAATTCATTGACTTCATGGTGGAACGTAATCTCCTTGATTTAGTGACCAAGCCTGGTAAGCAAGGTGGTGGTTATTGTACGTTTATTCCTAATTTTGATTCGCCATTTATTTTCTCTAACTTCAATGGTACATCTGGTGACATTGATGTATTAACACATGAAGCAGGTCACGCTTTCCAAGTGTATCAATCGCGTTGGATTCAAACACCTGAAACAGTATGGCCGACTTATGAATCATGTGAAATTCACTCGATGAGTATGGAATTTTTTGCGTATCCATGGATGGAATTGTTCTTTAAAGAGCAAACATTAAAATACAAATTCAGTCATTTATTTGGAACGGTCGCTTTTTTACCGTACGGTGTGTTAGTTGATCATTTTCAACATGAAGTTTATCAAAATCCAGAAATGACACCTGAAGAACGTCGGGATACATGGCGCCGTCTAGAAGCACAGTATAATCCGTGGAAAGACAATGAAGGCATTGGATATTTAGAAAATGGTGCCCGTTGGTTCCAACAAAGTCATATTTTTGGTTCTCCATTCTATTACATTGATTACACCTTGGCGCAAGTTTGTGCGTTACAATTTTGGCAACGTAGTCAAGTGGATAATGACCCAAATGCATGGCAAGATTATCTAACTATTTGTCATATTGGAGGAACTCAATCCTTCAAACAGATTGTTGCAAGCGCGAATTTGAAATCACCGTTTGAACCAGGTAGTTTAAGTGGCGTAGTTGCAAAAGTAGATGCGTATTTAGACAGCATTTCCGAAGAAGACCTCAAAGCATAG
- the uvrC gene encoding excinuclease ABC subunit UvrC, producing the protein MREQIEQKLALLPDLPGCYLMKNADNQIIYVGKAKNLKNRVRSYFRGAHDTKTTKLVSEIHHFETIITNNNKEALILEINLIQKYKPIYNIRLKEGTMYPYIKITNERHPQLIITNTVGKDGAQYFGPFPNVGAATQTQQLLHRVYPLRRCNKNEKRACFYYHLGQCIGPCDHEVSKEEYQEQIQHIKQFFNGNVSKIKQALKEKMHAAAEKLEFEQAADYRNQLQYIETTIEKQTVMSQDYDNTDVFGYTYDKGWLSIQVFMLRQGSILKREVAIFPTLNDPEEEVTTFIARFYLEQTQMRPKAILVPSDIDKEALSEVLNIEIHTPVRGKKRSMLELCEKNSKIALDEKFRLVEMQTLKTTGAVEALAKALNIPQAYTIEAFDHSNILGTNAVTGMVVYKDGKPDRKNYRKYKIKTVEGSNEFASTQEVIRRRYIRLLRENAPLPDLILMDGGKIQIRAARDVIENELGLAIPVAGMVKNDKHKTAALMDGYSEELVDIDPRSQLFHFLQRVQEEVHRYAISYHRQVRSKNQLGSQLDAIEGVGPATRQKLLKHFKSLDRIREADIEEIKQLGIPIKTAERIKETLANHQQTPQTETKESQ; encoded by the coding sequence ATACGTGAACAAATCGAACAAAAATTAGCTTTACTGCCTGACTTACCTGGTTGTTACTTAATGAAAAATGCTGATAATCAGATTATTTATGTCGGCAAAGCGAAGAATTTAAAAAATCGTGTACGTTCTTATTTTCGTGGTGCCCACGATACCAAAACCACCAAACTCGTCTCAGAAATTCACCATTTTGAAACAATTATCACCAATAATAATAAAGAAGCATTGATTTTAGAAATCAATCTCATCCAAAAATATAAACCTATCTACAATATTCGCCTCAAAGAAGGCACGATGTATCCATACATTAAAATTACCAATGAGCGCCATCCACAACTGATTATTACCAATACCGTTGGTAAAGACGGCGCACAATATTTTGGACCCTTTCCTAATGTAGGAGCCGCAACACAAACACAACAATTATTACACCGTGTTTACCCATTAAGACGCTGTAATAAAAACGAAAAACGTGCTTGTTTCTATTATCACTTAGGCCAATGCATCGGGCCTTGCGACCATGAGGTGTCTAAAGAAGAATACCAAGAGCAAATCCAACATATCAAACAGTTTTTCAATGGTAATGTCAGCAAAATAAAACAAGCGCTCAAAGAAAAAATGCATGCTGCTGCTGAAAAGCTAGAATTTGAACAAGCAGCCGATTACCGTAATCAACTTCAATATATTGAAACTACCATTGAAAAACAAACCGTCATGAGCCAAGACTATGACAATACCGATGTGTTTGGTTATACATACGACAAAGGTTGGTTGTCAATTCAAGTATTTATGTTGCGTCAAGGTTCTATCTTAAAACGAGAAGTCGCCATTTTTCCGACCTTAAATGACCCAGAAGAAGAAGTAACTACCTTTATCGCCCGCTTTTATTTGGAACAAACACAAATGCGTCCAAAAGCGATTTTGGTACCAAGTGATATTGATAAAGAAGCACTCTCTGAAGTGCTCAATATCGAAATTCATACACCGGTACGCGGTAAAAAACGTAGTATGCTCGAATTATGTGAGAAGAATAGTAAAATTGCACTCGATGAAAAGTTTCGCCTGGTAGAAATGCAAACACTTAAGACTACGGGGGCTGTCGAAGCATTAGCTAAAGCGCTCAATATTCCACAAGCATACACAATTGAAGCCTTTGACCACTCAAATATTCTTGGAACTAACGCTGTTACTGGGATGGTTGTTTATAAAGATGGTAAGCCTGACCGCAAAAATTACCGTAAGTACAAAATAAAAACAGTCGAAGGAAGTAATGAATTTGCCTCAACGCAAGAAGTCATTCGACGTCGCTATATACGATTATTACGTGAAAATGCCCCATTACCTGATTTAATCTTGATGGATGGTGGTAAAATTCAAATCCGCGCCGCTCGTGATGTCATTGAAAATGAATTAGGTCTAGCCATTCCTGTGGCTGGAATGGTAAAAAATGATAAACATAAAACGGCTGCACTAATGGATGGTTATTCAGAAGAATTAGTCGATATAGATCCTCGTAGTCAGTTGTTTCATTTCTTGCAGCGCGTCCAAGAAGAAGTCCACCGCTACGCAATTAGCTATCATCGCCAAGTACGTAGTAAAAATCAACTTGGTTCACAGCTGGATGCCATTGAAGGTGTTGGACCAGCGACACGTCAAAAATTATTAAAACATTTTAAATCACTCGACCGAATCCGAGAAGCAGACATTGAAGAGATTAAGCAATTAGGGATTCCAATAAAAACGGCTGAACGCATCAAAGAAACCTTAGCAAACCATCAGCAGACGCCTCAAACAGAAACCAAAGAATCACAATAA